The following nucleotide sequence is from Diorhabda sublineata isolate icDioSubl1.1 chromosome 11, icDioSubl1.1, whole genome shotgun sequence.
attataataaccGATGGAGTAACTTAGTGTAAAGTGGGTGTAATAGGTTTTGTCTATGGTGTATGCAATGAAGTAAGCACAGAACTGTTTATGTTACATTAGTAGTTCATTTGTCAAAGTGCCGATAAACATATATATGCAagtattacaataaatattgttataattataattaatttgtaaaaatggtGGTAAGACAATACCAACAAGAActtgaatatattgaaagacTAACTCCATATTCATGGagaataaaaaaaggatttcaaCCTAACATGAGAGTTGAAGGTATCTTTTACGTAAATCAAACTTTAGAAAAACTAATGTTTGATGAATTAAGAAACGCTTGTAGACCTGGAATGGTAGGAGGCTTTTTACCAGGAGTGAAACAAATTGCAAATGTAGCGGCTTTACCGGGAATAGTCGGTAtgttaattattgtttatttacaattttatacgttaaatatttagttttacaTGTATGTTTATTGTATGAAATATGAAGTTTAACTAGTCTTAGTAAGGTTAACTGCGACTTCTAGGCAGATCAGTAGGTTTACCGGACGTACATTCTGGGTACGGTTTTGCCATTGGAAATATGGCTGCTTTCGATATGAACGACCCAGAATCTATCGTTTCTCCGGGAGGTGTAGGTTTCGATATCAATTGCGGTGTAAGATTATTAAGAACAAACTTATTCGAAGAAGACGTATACCCGATTAAAGAACAATTAGCCCAAAGTTTATTCGACCATATACCTGTTGGCGTCGGTTCTAAAGGTAAGTTTCAACATTAAAACCCGAAGTAAGTGATAACAAACGGATCGTTTAGGAATAATTCCCATGAATAGCAAAGATCTTGAAGAAGCGTTGGAAATGGGAATGGACTGGTCGCTTCGAGAAGGTTACATATGGGCGGAAGATAAAGAACATTGCGAGGAATACGGTAGAATGTTGAACGCGGATCCTTCGAAAGTGAGCTTAAGAGCGAAAAAAAGGGGTTTGCCACAGGTACGTGATGAATTTCTTCGATTTCGGTTGATTTTTTTAAGCGAAAATCGATATTGTAGTTGGGTACTTTGGGTGCCGGTAATCACTATGCGGAAATTCAAGTTGTGGatgaaatttatgataaatGGGCTGCTAGTAAGATGGGAATCGAGGATAAAGGTCAAATTTGTGTTATGATTCATTCGGGAAGTCGTGGTTTCGGGCATCAAGTCGCCACCGATGCTCTTGTTCAAATGGAAAAAGCCATGAAAAGGGATAATATCGAAACGAATGATCGGCAATTGGCTTGTGCCAGAATCAACAGTACGGAGGGTCAGGATTATTTGAAAAGTATGGCTGCCGCAGCTAATTTCGCTTGGGTTAATAGGAGTTCCATGACTTTCTTAAGTAGACAGGTTAGTAGCACAGTATATGCTCAAAAAATGTCCCATGTATATTTTGTGTTGTCGAAAAATGGGTTTTTTATATACTACTTggtgaaaaatcgatttttatagatttaattttgtttttttgagtCTAATTTCGTTTTCAGAAAGAATTTAGTTGAGAAATGACTTttttgaactaaatttgtttaaataattagttttttgagttgatataataaaaaattggcgTTTCTAAGAATGTTTTGTTCGAAAAAGCTTTGtataagttaattttttcaaaaattgatctttttaagtttaattcaataaaaatttactttttcatattaattttcagcaaaaattgatttatttgagtAGAATTTCGttgcaaaaacatttttttaggttaaattAACGTCTCTAAGTTTAATTTGgctaaaaatctatttttttgacttaattttgaaaaaaaaatgaattgattcaaaaattgatgtttctCAATTTGATTCGGTTGAGAATTTACTTTTCTGAGTgtaattttatcgaaaattagttgaattaagtcgaaaattattatttctgagtctattttgattgaaaaaatattttttataataaaatttgtaaaaaatttcaccttTCCATTGTGGAATTTGATTTTCTGAGTgtaattttgccaaaaattactttttctaagATTAATTTGAGCGGAAAAAaggatttttcgaaataattctgtcaaaaattggctagTTTTGTCTAGGCttagtctaaaaatatttttgtcaaaaattgtctACACTgagtataatttgatcaaaCATCGATGtctttatcaatttcaattttatgaataaattattcgaATCACCTTCAGCACCTTCCGAAAAACCACCCACTAATTTGGGTCAAATTACAGGCGTTCGCCAAAAAATTCGGAATGGCCCCAGACGATTTAGACATGCACGTAATATACGACGTATCTCACAACGTCGCCAAAGTTGAAGAACATATAGTAGACGGTAGACCCAAAACTCTTTTAGTACACCGGAAGGTGAGTGGTACATCGATATATTCTATAATAACGTCTCATTTATACGTCTTTAGGGCTCCACGAGGGCTTTCCCGCCCCATCACCCTCTTATACCAGTCGATTATCAATTAACGGGACAACCCGTATTAATAGGAGGTACTATGGGTACTTGTAGTTACGTTCTAACAGGTACCGAACAAGGAATGTTGGAAACATTCGGTTCTACATGTCACGGAGCTGTAAGTAACAATTTggatgaacggactataacttTTCATCGTAATTCGGATTATTTTTAGGGGAGGGCTTTATCCAGGGCGAAATCTAGAAGGAACTTGGGTTATACTGACGTTTTACGTAAATTGGAACAAATGGGAATATCGATTCGTGTAGCGTCGCCCAAATTAGTTATGGAAGAAGCTCCGGAATCATATAAAAACGTCACCGACGTGGTGGATACTTGCCACGCCGCCGGTATTTCCAAAAAAGCCATCAAATTGAGACCGATTGCTGTGATCAAaggttaaaaataattataaattgagAACTGATTTTTTGTGAcactatgtatttttttttttcatttcgatCTGTaaattctcaataaattatttaaattatttcacgCTCCATCATTTCCTTATAACCTTAATCAAATACTTACGAATATTTAAGTATATCACGCACTGTTGCCGAGGTTATAAATAAACaagtaaatatcaataataaaacgtCAATAAGAAGCTTTAATACACACGCGAGAAACAAATCTGACAACAATTCACTTGGTTGTATGAAAATAACTTACAGTTCAAACCGAAACTACAGATCTCTTATATGTAGATAGTTCAcgacaataaaaaatcaatcactaaataaaaaaaaattatacacagcGCGTAAAATATTAACTCGCTCTTAAAAACCacaaaaatattcacatttgaTTCGATGTTATTTATACCCAGCAGCCATTTTGTAAAAcgtttcaaattttcatgaaggTAAGGTAATAAATTGcgttattttaattgattaacACTGTGTAACATattcattttcataatttaaccAAATTATCACTTTAATCAGtataattacttaaaaaaaaacagtaattaaCACGACAATGATTATAAATCATCAACACAAATCACTTATTTGATATATATGACAGTTCTATGTTTACGTCTGGATAATACGCATTGTTGccaatattaaaaatgaaaaagtaaatatcAAGCATAAACAATTGGAAGTAAAACGTTAATGAaaaaatctgacaacaatgtactGGTTTAAATGAAAATGTCTAAGCTGCCACGTCATCGAAATATATCATTACGTTTAAATCGAAACCACAGATCACGTGTTATTTCAGAGTAGTTCATATCAATATtagtaatgaagaatttctttgaaatagaatatttcactcaaaaataggtgattaaaatattacacgtaaaaaaaattgacaccTGAATCGGTATTGCTTATATTTTGTAGTCAGCTTGAAAAACGTTTCCTAACTTTATGATGTTAGGtaatataaatacattattaagTTTATCTATTATCAAAACTAAACAGAAATCAACACTTTTCTTCTTGACATTTTGACGATTTTCTAATTCTTTTCCATGTTTTCATCCACTACTTTTATATTCAATCCATAGAACTATACTACTCTTCTTcacaacaattttgtttatacgACACTACAGAACTCGAGGTAACTGGCTTAACATATAGGTAAAGTCATAtgggaaagaagaataaccttcAATGAGATAgatctcaaaaattattaaattaagatCCATAGTTAAGTAacaattgattttaataattttgctTAATTATAGTGTGAAGTGTTgtgtttatataaatagaacAGTGAGTACTGTTTATTACTtaacatactttattttgaataattgaacTTCTAATGGTTAGTAAAGTAATGCACCGTTTCAACACTATGATCAGCTGATTTCTTTAACaccaaaaaatagattttattagggaaagaaacgaatttaagtgtggaaataattttaaattatgatatagaataataatatcaaaGGTAAATTTAGCTTTAAACGTCTGCGTTATAAATATAGGAAGAGTTAAAATGAAGGGAAAAATAGTCGAGTGTTATGAACAGGGCCGGCTTAACAAAATTTAGAatgaaatatgtatttaataTCATGTGTTTTAAAACATGGTTTTACGtacgaaaataattaaaaagcaaacaaagattaaaaaataaaaaaaaaaacaattattatacaagctttatttaaaaaaaaaaaatgaagatttcaattataataaataatttttacgaagtaatctaattattttttgtattcctTCGTTGTGGCGATGTGTTCAACTATTTGTTTAACGAATTTTTGTAGTACGTCCTGTCTGGCTTTACCCACGTCTAGAACCTCTTCGTGATTAGCGATATCCGTGCTATCGTATTCGACTATACATTCGTTAGTGATAAGACTGAAAGCTAAAACCGTTAAATCGCAATGTCTAGCCGTGATAACCTCGTGAATGGTCGACATCCCCACCGTATCCGCCCCCAACATTTTCAACATCCTCAATTCCGCCacctaacaaaaaataatcgataaattcGTCAAAATCAATTAGAATCCACTCACGGTTTCGAAGTTGGGTCCGCCTAAGCAAGTATAAACCCCTTCGTGTATATCTTTTTCCAAACCGAGGTTTCTCGCGATTTTTTTCGCTTGATTTCTGAGGTCCTTATCGTAAGCCGCGTTCATGGGGGGGAATCGAGGGCCGAATCTCTCCTCGTTGGGTCCTTGCAAGGGATTATTACCGGCAAAACCCATAATATTTATGTGATCTTTTACAAGCATGATATCACCTACTTTAAATctgcaaaatggaaaataaaatttgattgtacgtcgatttaattatttttgtgatgtCACCTCGGGTTTAGCCCGCCGGCGGCGTTCGTTGCTATGAGATGAGTGACTCCGAGGAGTTTCATAACTCTGACTGGCATTGCACATTTCCACAGAGGGTAACCCTCGTAGTAATGGAAACGCCCTTTCATACACACCACGGGGACGCCGGATAAGTACCCGAATACTAGGGCTCCGGCGTGACCTTTTACCGTACTTCgtggaaaatttggaattttttcgtAAGCTACTGATATTTTGTCGTCTAATGCGTCCGCCAAAGtacctgaaaaatattttattcgtgctactaaccaaaaaaaaaaaaacaatctacTACCTCATATTATCATCACCAGAgtttatttggtatttttttgtaataaaatttcactaaaaCAACTGACCAGCTAATGCAAAATCAAATTCAACCCCCTTTTTGACTCCATATTGAACGAACGTACACCATACTTTTTGATCGCACCTCGTACAttata
It contains:
- the LOC130450226 gene encoding RNA-splicing ligase RtcB homolog, with translation MVVRQYQQELEYIERLTPYSWRIKKGFQPNMRVEGIFYVNQTLEKLMFDELRNACRPGMVGGFLPGVKQIANVAALPGIVGRSVGLPDVHSGYGFAIGNMAAFDMNDPESIVSPGGVGFDINCGVRLLRTNLFEEDVYPIKEQLAQSLFDHIPVGVGSKGIIPMNSKDLEEALEMGMDWSLREGYIWAEDKEHCEEYGRMLNADPSKVSLRAKKRGLPQLGTLGAGNHYAEIQVVDEIYDKWAASKMGIEDKGQICVMIHSGSRGFGHQVATDALVQMEKAMKRDNIETNDRQLACARINSTEGQDYLKSMAAAANFAWVNRSSMTFLSRQAFAKKFGMAPDDLDMHVIYDVSHNVAKVEEHIVDGRPKTLLVHRKGSTRAFPPHHPLIPVDYQLTGQPVLIGGTMGTCSYVLTGTEQGMLETFGSTCHGAGRALSRAKSRRNLGYTDVLRKLEQMGISIRVASPKLVMEEAPESYKNVTDVVDTCHAAGISKKAIKLRPIAVIKG
- the LOC130450273 gene encoding purine nucleoside phosphorylase isoform X3, whose protein sequence is MMVGTKLVAQSDIKYTYETLVETANFLKSLVSIEPKIGIICGSGLGAYWNEGTLADALDDKISVAYEKIPNFPRSTVKGHAGALVFGYLSGVPVVCMKGRFHYYEGYPLWKCAMPVRVMKLLGVTHLIATNAAGGLNPRFKVGDIMLVKDHINIMGFAGNNPLQGPNEERFGPRFPPMNAAYDKDLRNQAKKIARNLGLEKDIHEGVYTCLGGPNFETVAELRMLKMLGADTVGMSTIHEVITARHCDLTVLAFSLITNECIVEYDSTDIANHEEVLDVGKARQDVLQKFVKQIVEHIATTKEYKK
- the LOC130450273 gene encoding purine nucleoside phosphorylase isoform X4 — encoded protein: MMVGTKLVAQSDIKYTYETLVETANFLKSLVSIEPKIGIICGSGLGTLADALDDKISVAYEKIPNFPRSTVKGHAGALVFGYLSGVPVVCMKGRFHYYEGYPLWKCAMPVRVMKLLGVTHLIATNAAGGLNPRFKVGDIMLVKDHINIMGFAGNNPLQGPNEERFGPRFPPMNAAYDKDLRNQAKKIARNLGLEKDIHEGVYTCLGGPNFETVAELRMLKMLGADTVGMSTIHEVITARHCDLTVLAFSLITNECIVEYDSTDIANHEEVLDVGKARQDVLQKFVKQIVEHIATTKEYKK
- the LOC130450273 gene encoding purine nucleoside phosphorylase isoform X1; translation: MATATNGMNGVSAAKKMNGHFEKGENDKYTYETLVETANFLKSLVSIEPKIGIICGSGLGAYWNEGTLADALDDKISVAYEKIPNFPRSTVKGHAGALVFGYLSGVPVVCMKGRFHYYEGYPLWKCAMPVRVMKLLGVTHLIATNAAGGLNPRFKVGDIMLVKDHINIMGFAGNNPLQGPNEERFGPRFPPMNAAYDKDLRNQAKKIARNLGLEKDIHEGVYTCLGGPNFETVAELRMLKMLGADTVGMSTIHEVITARHCDLTVLAFSLITNECIVEYDSTDIANHEEVLDVGKARQDVLQKFVKQIVEHIATTKEYKK
- the LOC130450273 gene encoding purine nucleoside phosphorylase isoform X2; translated protein: MATATNGMNGVSAAKKMNGHFEKGENDKYTYETLVETANFLKSLVSIEPKIGIICGSGLGTLADALDDKISVAYEKIPNFPRSTVKGHAGALVFGYLSGVPVVCMKGRFHYYEGYPLWKCAMPVRVMKLLGVTHLIATNAAGGLNPRFKVGDIMLVKDHINIMGFAGNNPLQGPNEERFGPRFPPMNAAYDKDLRNQAKKIARNLGLEKDIHEGVYTCLGGPNFETVAELRMLKMLGADTVGMSTIHEVITARHCDLTVLAFSLITNECIVEYDSTDIANHEEVLDVGKARQDVLQKFVKQIVEHIATTKEYKK